A portion of the Corynebacterium rouxii genome contains these proteins:
- the recO gene encoding DNA repair protein RecO, which produces MRRESYRERALVVRSYDFGEADRIIVLFTRGRGIVRGVAKGVRRAKSRFGSRLQPFVELDVQLYRGRNLESITAADTVAYFGAKIIDDVTRFSAASSILEGVEKLAVGDEPRLFDLTVTALKNMQTCAHPVAEVDTFLLQGMNIAGWAPSLFDCAQCGTAGPHHAFHPSPGGAVCVHCRPPGAQEVDPETLHMMWLMQQGHRDAVAEIGTPERYQQAHALIRSHLSWHVERGLASLNVLDQV; this is translated from the coding sequence GTGCGTCGAGAAAGTTATCGGGAGCGAGCCCTTGTGGTTCGCTCCTACGACTTTGGTGAGGCAGACCGCATTATTGTGCTCTTTACCCGCGGTCGTGGCATTGTACGCGGTGTTGCTAAGGGGGTACGGCGGGCAAAAAGTCGCTTTGGTTCACGGCTGCAACCCTTTGTAGAACTTGATGTTCAGCTCTATCGTGGCCGTAATCTGGAGTCCATTACAGCAGCCGACACCGTGGCATACTTCGGGGCTAAGATCATTGATGATGTCACACGCTTTTCGGCTGCCAGCTCGATCTTGGAAGGCGTCGAAAAGCTCGCGGTAGGAGACGAGCCTCGTCTTTTTGATCTCACTGTCACAGCGCTGAAAAACATGCAGACTTGTGCGCATCCGGTCGCTGAAGTAGACACTTTCTTACTTCAAGGAATGAACATTGCTGGTTGGGCACCCAGCCTGTTTGACTGCGCTCAATGTGGTACTGCCGGGCCGCATCATGCTTTTCACCCCAGCCCAGGCGGGGCCGTGTGCGTGCATTGCCGCCCCCCAGGTGCCCAAGAAGTCGATCCAGAGACGTTGCATATGATGTGGCTCATGCAACAAGGCCACCGTGACGCTGTAGCTGAAATAGGTACACCAGAGAGGTATCAGCAAGCGCACGCATTAATTCGGTCCCACCTGTCGTGGCATGTGGAACGAGGTCTTGCCAGCCTCAATGTGCTTGACCAAGTGTGA
- the era gene encoding GTPase Era, with protein sequence MSFTDTPEGFRSGFISFVGRPNTGKSTLTNALVGEKIAITANQPETTRHPIRGIVHREDAQIIVVDTPGLHKPRTLLGERLNEVVKDTYADMDLIAITVPADEKIGPGDRWILDAVKKVAPKTPLLGIVTKVDKASRDQVAVQLMELHALLGGNSEVVPVSAVTGEQRDVLLDVITRLLPEGPKFYPDDHITDDDTETRLSELIREAALSGLKDELPHSVAVQIDEILPNDEREGVLDVHAVIYVERPGQKSILIGKDGRRLGRIIHNARPEIIKILGSNVYLDLRIKVLKNWQQDPKQLGRLGF encoded by the coding sequence GTGAGTTTCACCGACACACCCGAGGGATTTCGCTCTGGGTTTATTAGCTTCGTTGGACGACCCAACACCGGAAAATCCACGCTGACCAATGCTTTGGTAGGGGAGAAGATTGCGATCACGGCTAACCAGCCGGAGACAACGCGACACCCTATTCGCGGCATTGTGCATCGTGAAGATGCACAGATCATCGTGGTAGACACCCCTGGTCTGCACAAGCCACGGACTCTGTTGGGCGAGCGCCTCAACGAGGTTGTGAAAGACACCTATGCCGATATGGACCTTATTGCCATCACGGTTCCTGCTGATGAGAAGATCGGTCCAGGTGATCGCTGGATTCTTGATGCAGTAAAGAAGGTAGCGCCAAAGACTCCGCTGCTTGGCATTGTGACCAAGGTGGATAAGGCGAGCCGTGACCAGGTGGCAGTTCAGCTCATGGAGCTTCACGCGCTGCTTGGTGGTAATTCCGAGGTAGTGCCAGTTTCTGCGGTTACCGGTGAGCAACGCGACGTGCTTCTCGACGTGATCACGCGCCTGCTCCCTGAAGGTCCGAAGTTCTACCCTGATGATCACATCACTGATGATGACACGGAGACTCGACTTTCGGAACTGATCCGGGAGGCAGCATTGAGCGGACTCAAAGATGAGCTTCCGCACTCCGTAGCAGTGCAAATTGATGAGATCTTGCCAAATGATGAGCGTGAGGGAGTCCTCGACGTTCATGCGGTGATCTATGTTGAGCGCCCAGGACAAAAATCGATCCTGATCGGTAAAGATGGTCGCCGCCTTGGTCGCATCATTCACAATGCTCGCCCTGAAATTATCAAGATTTTGGGTAGCAACGTGTACTTAGACCTTCGTATCAAGGTGCTAAAGAACTGGCAGCAAGATCCAAAGCAGCTAGGCCGACTAGGGTTCTAG
- the pdxY gene encoding pyridoxal kinase PdxY, with the protein MNILSIQSHVSYGHVGNSAAVFPLQRIGHEVWPVHTVNFSNHTGYGQWGGELIPAAQVRNVLDGIEQRGAFGRIDAILSGYQGGSDIADVIVDAVARIKEANPQAVYACDPVMGNAKSGCFVSDLIPPLLRDKVVPVADIITPNQFELEYLTGVPAHDTASTLEAIAAARAMGPDTVLVTSVRRPETPDDAIEMIAANEQGAWLVRTPFIDFKRNGSGDVTAALFTGHYIRERNAADALARTASSVFDLIETTFKADSRELLIIESQEAIAHPRLQFEVEQIA; encoded by the coding sequence ATGAACATTTTGTCGATCCAGTCCCATGTATCCTATGGCCACGTTGGTAACTCTGCCGCAGTGTTCCCATTGCAACGTATTGGGCATGAAGTATGGCCGGTTCATACGGTGAACTTTTCTAATCACACCGGCTATGGGCAGTGGGGTGGCGAGCTCATTCCTGCAGCACAGGTGCGTAACGTGCTCGACGGCATTGAACAGCGCGGTGCTTTCGGGCGTATCGACGCTATCTTGTCTGGCTACCAAGGCGGTTCCGACATTGCTGATGTGATCGTTGACGCGGTTGCACGAATCAAAGAGGCGAATCCTCAAGCTGTGTACGCCTGCGATCCAGTTATGGGCAATGCCAAATCTGGCTGTTTTGTATCGGATCTCATCCCGCCATTGCTGCGCGACAAGGTGGTTCCAGTAGCAGACATCATCACACCTAACCAGTTCGAGTTGGAGTACCTTACGGGCGTGCCAGCGCATGATACTGCCTCGACGCTTGAAGCCATCGCTGCAGCTCGTGCGATGGGACCCGACACCGTCCTCGTTACCTCGGTGCGTCGCCCAGAAACCCCCGATGATGCTATCGAAATGATCGCTGCTAATGAACAGGGCGCATGGTTGGTACGGACACCGTTTATTGATTTCAAACGCAATGGTTCCGGTGATGTGACAGCTGCACTGTTTACGGGGCATTATATTCGCGAGCGTAATGCAGCAGACGCTCTTGCACGTACAGCATCATCAGTATTCGATCTGATTGAAACTACCTTCAAAGCGGATTCGCGCGAATTGCTTATTATCGAGTCCCAAGAAGCCATCGCGCATCCTCGCCTTCAGTTTGAGGTTGAGCAGATCGCCTAA
- a CDS encoding hemolysin family protein, producing MSSVVLGLITLAALLCSGLLGTVEAAVSSISLARVEQIDKNKETRASRVLLNVVEKRAEHINLLVLLKTFLDVTAAVFAAMLTLELIDNETWALTAAIVGVALVTFTVVGVFSRTVGRKNPYTVSLSSAFLLSALAKLLGPIARLLIRIGNIIAPGPGFRDGPYNTEVELREMVDIAQEHGVVEIEERRMIQSVFDLASTTARSAMVPRTDMVWIESGKTAGQATSLCVRSGFSRIPVIGETVDDIIGIVYLKDLVQRTYYSTDSGRSVLVDDVMRPATFVPDSKNLDALLHEMQHDRNHIAMLVDEYGGIAGLISIEDILEEIVGEIADEYDDREMAPIERLNDTELPTYRVVSRLSLDDLIETIDEDLDREIEFSEEILDQVDTVGGLIAFEKGRIPLPGTTVTTSGLQLQAEGGRDRRGRIQVRSVLVSVLPVESLSEL from the coding sequence GTGAGCTCTGTAGTTTTAGGGCTGATTACCCTTGCTGCTTTGCTGTGCTCAGGATTGTTGGGAACCGTCGAAGCAGCAGTCAGCTCCATTTCGCTTGCTCGTGTGGAACAAATCGACAAAAACAAAGAAACTCGTGCGTCACGTGTGCTGCTCAATGTCGTGGAAAAACGCGCCGAGCACATCAACCTGCTTGTACTGCTCAAAACCTTCCTTGATGTGACAGCCGCGGTGTTTGCCGCCATGCTCACTCTGGAACTCATCGATAATGAGACCTGGGCGCTTACTGCGGCGATAGTGGGCGTAGCGCTCGTGACGTTCACGGTTGTCGGGGTATTTTCTCGCACAGTGGGACGCAAGAATCCTTACACAGTGTCCTTGTCCTCGGCATTCTTGCTCAGTGCGCTAGCGAAACTCTTAGGGCCTATTGCGCGGTTACTCATTCGCATTGGCAATATCATCGCGCCAGGTCCTGGTTTTAGAGACGGCCCTTACAACACCGAAGTCGAACTGCGTGAAATGGTCGACATCGCCCAAGAGCACGGCGTAGTAGAAATCGAAGAACGTCGGATGATTCAATCCGTTTTCGATCTTGCGTCGACAACCGCGCGATCTGCGATGGTTCCTCGTACCGATATGGTGTGGATTGAATCAGGAAAAACTGCGGGTCAGGCGACTAGTTTGTGTGTGCGATCAGGATTTTCGCGTATCCCAGTGATCGGGGAAACCGTCGACGACATCATCGGTATCGTCTACCTCAAGGACCTAGTTCAGCGCACCTACTATTCCACGGATAGCGGGCGGTCTGTGCTTGTTGATGACGTTATGCGGCCGGCAACTTTTGTGCCAGACTCTAAAAACCTCGATGCGCTGTTGCACGAAATGCAACATGACCGCAACCACATCGCCATGCTGGTAGACGAGTATGGCGGAATTGCGGGTTTGATTTCGATTGAAGACATCCTCGAAGAGATCGTCGGTGAAATCGCCGATGAGTACGATGACCGAGAAATGGCTCCGATCGAACGATTAAACGATACGGAGTTGCCTACCTATCGCGTTGTATCGCGATTGTCTTTGGATGATCTTATCGAGACTATCGACGAGGATCTTGACCGAGAAATTGAGTTCAGCGAGGAAATTCTCGATCAGGTTGATACCGTGGGCGGACTCATTGCCTTTGAAAAAGGCAGAATCCCGTTGCCGGGTACCACAGTGACCACGTCTGGTTTGCAACTTCAAGCCGAGGGCGGACGTGATCGCCGCGGTCGGATTCAGGTTCGATCTGTGCTCGTGTCTGTTTTGCCTGTCGAATCGCTTTCCGAACTATAG
- the ybeY gene encoding rRNA maturation RNase YbeY, which yields MSIEVVNESGFDGVNEEALIDVATFVLGEMDVHPDAEATISIVDVATMSDLHVRWMDLEGPTDVMSFPMDELTPGMGRPDAQPCGSAMLGDIILCPEFAAKQAAKAGHDVGHELALLTTHGCLHLLGYDHIEPEDEQEMFALQNELLQDWYAHCERRGIEFQPKPSNAGAFPSAADRAELDKLVPGGGIPAIGDPQ from the coding sequence ATGAGTATCGAAGTTGTCAATGAGTCTGGCTTCGACGGAGTAAACGAAGAAGCGCTTATCGACGTCGCCACGTTCGTGCTCGGCGAGATGGACGTCCATCCCGACGCTGAAGCCACCATCTCCATTGTGGATGTTGCCACCATGAGTGACCTTCACGTGCGCTGGATGGACCTCGAAGGACCTACCGATGTGATGAGCTTCCCCATGGACGAACTAACCCCGGGCATGGGGCGCCCCGACGCTCAACCTTGTGGGTCTGCGATGCTGGGGGACATCATCTTGTGTCCGGAATTTGCCGCTAAGCAAGCAGCCAAGGCTGGCCACGATGTGGGGCATGAATTGGCACTTTTAACCACTCATGGCTGCCTGCACTTGCTAGGTTACGACCACATCGAGCCAGAAGACGAACAAGAAATGTTCGCCCTGCAAAACGAGCTGTTGCAGGACTGGTACGCGCACTGCGAGCGACGAGGCATCGAATTTCAGCCAAAGCCGAGCAACGCAGGAGCATTTCCTTCCGCTGCTGACCGTGCAGAACTAGACAAACTAGTTCCAGGTGGCGGAATCCCTGCTATTGGGGATCCGCAGTGA
- a CDS encoding PhoH family protein gives MADFITRAIELDEQYSQAILGINDQNLKVLENLLDCTIFVRGTRATLSGRDFEVSRGIRVLQELQSMAKRGHAISPDAVKNAVAIVAEDTPHYVGAVLASDIVARRGKVIRAKTLGQKDYVDAIDHNTIVFGLGPAGSGKTYLAMAKAVQALQAKQVNRIILTRPAVEAGEKLGFLPGTLNEKIDPYLRPLHDALRDMVDPDIIPKLMEAGIVEVAPLAYMRGRTLNDAFVILDEAQNTTPAQMKMFLTRLGFGSKMVVTGDITQVDLPGGQKSGLRLVHDILRGVEGVHFAELGSDDVVRHQLVGRIVDAYDAYEEQLKDK, from the coding sequence TTGGCTGACTTTATAACTCGTGCCATTGAACTGGACGAGCAATACTCTCAAGCAATTTTGGGGATTAATGATCAAAACCTCAAAGTGCTGGAAAACCTACTCGATTGCACCATCTTTGTGCGTGGTACCCGAGCGACGCTCAGCGGACGCGATTTTGAAGTTTCTCGTGGTATTCGCGTGCTGCAAGAGTTACAGTCCATGGCGAAACGCGGACACGCGATTAGCCCAGATGCCGTGAAAAATGCAGTGGCAATCGTCGCAGAAGACACCCCGCATTATGTGGGTGCTGTGCTGGCAAGCGACATCGTGGCACGTCGCGGCAAAGTCATTCGAGCTAAAACCCTTGGCCAGAAAGATTACGTTGACGCGATCGACCACAACACCATTGTGTTTGGCCTAGGCCCCGCAGGTTCCGGAAAAACTTATTTGGCGATGGCTAAGGCCGTGCAAGCTTTGCAGGCTAAACAAGTCAACCGGATTATTTTGACGCGTCCTGCAGTCGAAGCCGGCGAAAAGTTGGGATTTTTGCCTGGCACGCTGAACGAGAAGATCGACCCCTACCTGCGCCCGCTTCACGACGCTTTGCGCGACATGGTGGACCCCGACATTATTCCGAAGCTCATGGAAGCCGGGATCGTGGAGGTCGCGCCGTTGGCTTATATGCGTGGTCGTACTCTTAACGATGCGTTTGTGATTTTGGATGAGGCCCAAAACACGACTCCTGCCCAGATGAAGATGTTTTTAACGCGTCTCGGGTTTGGATCCAAGATGGTTGTTACCGGCGACATTACGCAGGTGGATCTGCCAGGTGGGCAAAAATCTGGTTTGCGGTTAGTGCACGATATTCTTCGTGGAGTAGAAGGCGTGCACTTTGCCGAGCTCGGTTCGGACGATGTGGTTCGCCATCAACTTGTGGGCCGGATCGTTGATGCTTATGACGCCTACGAAGAACAACTAAAGGACAAATAG
- a CDS encoding 16S rRNA (uracil(1498)-N(3))-methyltransferase yields the protein MSLPVFIYNLEDLIAGKHGEIPTGNVVLDGAEGRHAVSVKRMTAGEQVKLIDGRGSWAIATVASTSGKSTLHLHVTECYKEPAPTPTVTVFQAIPKSERSELAVDLLTQGGADAIVPWEAHRCVAKWVGAKRSKGVLKWQQAAIAAAKQSRRTRIPEVAEPMTTAQIAERLEQFDVVLVLHEDAAVPFATVEVSTAKSIALIIGPEGGVSPEEAEVFRQAGARAVKLGPEVLRTASAGIVALAALGVQTSRW from the coding sequence ATGTCGCTTCCAGTTTTTATCTACAACCTCGAAGACCTCATTGCCGGTAAACACGGTGAGATTCCTACCGGCAATGTTGTCCTCGATGGGGCAGAAGGTCGCCACGCGGTTAGCGTTAAGCGCATGACCGCGGGCGAGCAGGTCAAACTGATCGATGGCCGAGGCAGCTGGGCTATAGCCACAGTGGCGTCGACAAGCGGTAAAAGCACACTGCACCTTCATGTCACTGAATGCTATAAAGAACCCGCACCAACACCGACAGTGACCGTTTTCCAAGCGATTCCGAAATCTGAACGCTCAGAACTTGCCGTTGATCTGCTTACTCAAGGCGGCGCCGATGCGATTGTTCCGTGGGAAGCACATCGGTGCGTTGCCAAGTGGGTGGGAGCTAAACGATCTAAGGGCGTGCTCAAATGGCAGCAAGCAGCGATCGCCGCAGCAAAACAATCGAGGCGCACTCGAATCCCCGAGGTAGCCGAACCCATGACCACCGCTCAGATTGCAGAACGACTCGAACAATTCGACGTTGTGCTGGTGCTCCACGAGGATGCCGCAGTGCCGTTCGCTACGGTTGAAGTTAGTACCGCGAAGTCAATTGCCTTGATTATTGGCCCAGAAGGCGGAGTGAGCCCCGAAGAAGCAGAGGTATTCCGCCAAGCCGGTGCTCGCGCCGTAAAACTCGGCCCCGAGGTGCTGCGGACTGCATCAGCGGGAATCGTGGCGCTGGCTGCTCTCGGAGTACAGACTTCTCGCTGGTAG
- the dnaJ gene encoding molecular chaperone DnaJ, translating to MARDYYAILGVERDATDNEIKKAYRKLARKYHPDVNDTEEAAEKFSEISIAQEVLLDAEKRRIVDMGGDPMAQGGGGAGYGGGYGAGGGLGDIFEAFFGGGGGSRGPRSRVQPGSDALLRTTLTLEEAYLGTKKPITIDTAILCDRCEGTGSKSKSKPNVCGTCNGSGEIQQMQRSFLGNVMTSSPCPTCRGTGEVIPDPCDKCGGDGRVRTQRDLIVNVPAGIADGMRIRMAGQGEVGPGGGPAGDLYVEVMMQPHPVFQREGNDLHMSVHVPMVDAALGATTSVESLSGDAIDFEIPAGVQPAETIVIEGKGMPQLRGEGYGNVIAHVEVSIPTQLDERSKELLNKLRDHRSDESAVRTADESDDSLFGRLRNRFRR from the coding sequence GTGGCACGTGATTATTACGCAATCTTGGGCGTCGAACGTGACGCCACCGATAATGAGATTAAAAAGGCCTACCGTAAATTGGCCCGTAAGTATCACCCAGATGTGAACGATACGGAAGAAGCTGCTGAAAAATTTAGCGAAATCTCCATTGCCCAAGAGGTGCTTCTCGACGCAGAAAAGCGCCGTATCGTCGACATGGGTGGTGACCCGATGGCCCAAGGTGGAGGCGGTGCCGGCTACGGTGGTGGTTATGGTGCTGGTGGCGGACTCGGTGACATCTTTGAAGCATTCTTTGGCGGCGGTGGCGGCAGCCGAGGCCCACGTTCGCGTGTTCAGCCAGGTAGTGACGCCCTCCTGCGCACCACCTTGACACTAGAGGAAGCCTACCTAGGTACGAAGAAACCCATCACTATCGATACAGCTATCTTGTGTGACCGCTGTGAGGGCACTGGCTCGAAATCCAAATCAAAGCCAAACGTGTGCGGTACTTGTAACGGTAGCGGTGAAATCCAGCAGATGCAGCGCTCGTTCCTCGGTAATGTGATGACGTCTTCGCCATGCCCAACCTGTCGAGGCACAGGTGAAGTCATCCCAGATCCATGTGATAAGTGTGGTGGCGATGGCCGCGTGCGCACCCAGCGCGACCTCATTGTTAACGTTCCAGCAGGTATCGCTGATGGCATGCGTATCCGCATGGCTGGCCAGGGCGAGGTAGGCCCAGGCGGTGGACCTGCAGGAGATTTGTATGTCGAGGTGATGATGCAGCCGCACCCAGTGTTCCAGCGTGAGGGTAATGATCTGCACATGAGTGTGCACGTGCCCATGGTGGATGCTGCTTTGGGCGCTACCACCTCGGTGGAGTCTTTGTCTGGCGATGCCATTGACTTTGAGATCCCCGCAGGTGTTCAACCCGCAGAAACCATTGTTATTGAGGGCAAGGGTATGCCACAACTGCGAGGCGAGGGCTATGGCAACGTGATCGCTCACGTTGAGGTATCCATTCCTACCCAGCTAGATGAGCGTTCCAAGGAACTGCTGAATAAGCTTCGCGACCACCGTAGTGATGAATCGGCAGTGCGGACTGCTGACGAGTCAGATGATTCGCTCTTTGGGCGCCTCCGCAACAGGTTCCGCCGCTAA
- the hrcA gene encoding heat-inducible transcriptional repressor HrcA → MAGATDQRRQEVLRAIVADYIASQEPVGSKALLERHNLKVSSATIRNDMAVLESEGYIVQQHASSGRIPTEKAYRTFVDSINDIKPLSVAERRAILGFLERGVDLEDVLKRSVQLLSQLTRQAAVIQLPNLNVSRVKHCEVVLLSPVRLLLVLITDNGRVEQRNVEVDQICEPEHVAKMRDVLNCVLDNKILSEASASLAELAAGEILVDPDIQPMILRCATVLIETLVEQPNDRLILAGASNLTRIAREMPSSLPTMLEALEEQVVVLKLLTNVRDLGHVSVLIGEENEDEQLRDTSVVTTGYGAQGATLGGLGVVGPTFMDYSGTMSKVYAVAHYVSRVLSGG, encoded by the coding sequence ATGGCTGGAGCTACCGATCAGCGTAGGCAAGAAGTGCTGCGTGCGATCGTTGCCGACTACATCGCATCCCAAGAACCTGTGGGATCAAAAGCACTGCTAGAACGTCACAACCTCAAGGTCAGCTCGGCTACAATTCGCAACGATATGGCCGTGCTGGAATCTGAAGGCTACATCGTTCAGCAACATGCAAGTTCTGGGCGAATCCCTACCGAAAAGGCATACCGCACTTTTGTTGATTCCATCAATGACATCAAGCCGCTTTCCGTTGCGGAGCGCCGAGCTATTTTGGGATTCTTAGAACGAGGCGTTGATCTTGAGGACGTGCTCAAACGATCTGTACAACTGTTGAGCCAACTTACTCGACAAGCAGCAGTTATCCAGCTGCCTAATCTCAACGTGTCCCGAGTAAAACACTGCGAGGTCGTACTGCTGAGCCCTGTTCGACTACTACTCGTGCTTATTACCGATAATGGCAGGGTAGAGCAACGCAACGTAGAAGTAGACCAGATCTGCGAACCGGAGCATGTGGCAAAAATGCGCGACGTTCTCAACTGCGTACTGGACAACAAAATCCTGAGCGAGGCCTCAGCGTCGCTTGCCGAGCTGGCAGCAGGGGAGATTCTGGTCGATCCCGATATTCAGCCGATGATCCTGCGTTGTGCCACAGTGTTAATTGAAACATTGGTGGAACAGCCCAATGATCGCCTCATATTAGCTGGGGCTAGTAACCTCACCCGTATTGCGAGAGAAATGCCATCCTCACTTCCGACCATGCTGGAGGCACTCGAAGAACAGGTCGTGGTGCTCAAACTGCTTACTAATGTGCGCGACCTTGGGCATGTGAGCGTGCTTATTGGCGAAGAAAACGAAGACGAACAGCTCCGTGATACCTCGGTTGTCACCACCGGCTATGGTGCGCAAGGTGCTACCCTCGGTGGGCTAGGGGTAGTTGGTCCCACTTTTATGGACTATTCGGGAACAATGTCCAAGGTCTACGCCGTTGCACATTATGTCAGTCGAGTGCTCAGCGGGGGCTAA
- the hemW gene encoding radical SAM family heme chaperone HemW: MSDSFGVYVHVPFCSSRCGYCDFNTYTPGELGGTASPESYLDALEKELELAAASGTTRPATTVFIGGGTPSMLGASGLTRVLTAVRNSIGIASGAEITTESNPETTSPEFFSALLDAGYNRISLGMQSASSSVLRVLERKHTPGRAFDAAREALNAGFAHVNLDMIYGTPTETDDDVRLTLDRALETGVDHLSAYSLIVEDGTAMARKVRKGQLPPPNEDVYADRYGLIDTALRAHGFDWYEVSNWAKPGGECQHNLGYWLDGDWWGAGPGAHSHIASRRFFNVKHPSTYAQHLADGQLPIKEEELLDSTERHEESVMLGLRLRQGLELSRFTEAERAVIEKYVGLKLLHTWDGRVGPTQEGRLLIDGIIADILVAY, translated from the coding sequence ATGTCGGATAGCTTCGGAGTCTATGTCCACGTCCCGTTTTGTTCCTCCCGCTGCGGATACTGCGACTTTAATACCTATACCCCTGGCGAGCTTGGCGGAACAGCATCGCCCGAAAGCTACCTCGATGCGCTTGAAAAAGAACTTGAGCTAGCCGCAGCCTCGGGAACCACACGCCCTGCAACCACGGTGTTTATCGGTGGAGGCACACCATCGATGCTAGGCGCCAGCGGGCTAACACGCGTTCTCACCGCCGTGCGCAACAGCATCGGTATTGCGTCAGGCGCGGAAATCACCACCGAATCCAACCCTGAAACAACCTCACCAGAGTTCTTCTCGGCGCTGCTCGATGCCGGTTACAATCGCATTTCTTTGGGAATGCAGTCGGCGTCGTCAAGCGTGTTGCGCGTATTGGAACGAAAGCACACGCCTGGGCGGGCTTTCGACGCCGCCCGCGAGGCACTGAACGCAGGCTTTGCCCACGTTAACCTCGACATGATCTACGGAACGCCCACCGAAACAGACGATGACGTTCGGCTTACCTTGGATCGTGCATTGGAAACCGGTGTCGACCACCTCAGTGCGTATTCACTCATCGTGGAAGACGGCACCGCCATGGCACGAAAGGTACGCAAAGGCCAGCTACCGCCACCGAATGAGGATGTGTACGCCGATCGCTACGGGCTTATCGACACCGCGCTGCGTGCCCACGGTTTTGACTGGTACGAGGTATCCAACTGGGCAAAACCAGGCGGTGAATGCCAGCACAACCTCGGCTACTGGCTCGACGGCGACTGGTGGGGAGCAGGGCCTGGCGCGCACTCGCACATTGCGTCTCGACGCTTCTTCAATGTGAAACACCCGAGCACGTATGCTCAACACCTTGCCGACGGGCAACTGCCGATCAAAGAGGAAGAGCTCCTCGATAGCACCGAGCGCCATGAAGAGTCTGTCATGCTCGGGCTACGCTTGCGTCAAGGACTTGAACTGTCGCGGTTTACCGAAGCAGAACGCGCCGTCATCGAAAAATATGTAGGCCTAAAACTCCTGCATACTTGGGATGGTCGTGTGGGTCCAACCCAAGAAGGGCGCCTGTTGATCGATGGGATCATCGCCGATATTTTGGTCGCCTACTAA